GTCGGTCCATATGACCCTTACATAACACAAacggacacacagaggagcctCTGTTCTAtgtactgccacctgctgtaccggAGGAGGACATAGCAAACAACAAACGAGCGGTGTGCCTTTCATCAACTGATCTTTTTTGGAAAGATTCAAATTTATATCTAGATATTTAAACGGGAAGACAGCGGGAGAGAAGGCTAAAATAACGACAGAATCCCGTGAAAAACGGGAGGGTTGACAGGTTTGGCCGTCTACCTTGTAAAGCGTAATCGCTGAGCTCAATCATGCTATCCTCAGAGGAAAGGTCTCTGCTGTCCGCCCTCTCCAGCGGGAATTTGAGGAAACCAGCTAGTCGAGTTAAGGAGCCCCGCCATAAATAATTAACCAAACCTTTGAACGGCACCCATCTGGTTATTTAAAAGCTGTGACAAGCCCAAAAATTAGTCGCGGGCTTGACGTTTTAAACTGTTCGTTTGTGTTAGCCAGAGTTAGCCGACGTTCATCCTTGTGCTCAGAGCGAAGGGAACCATGGAGAAGCTAAAACAGTGTCTTCGGGGAGTGGAGCTCGACAGCGGGACAGCTGCACTCCTGACGGGGGCTGCCTGCGTCGTGGGAGCCCTGTTGGTGATGGTGCGGAAGGTCAACAGCCACCAAGCGGCGAAGGACAAGATCCAGAGAGCAAGAGACCGGAGGACGGAGAGCCTGCAGCGGGCTGAGCAGGCTGTGCTCCGGTACAAGGCGTCGAGGACTGAGGTTAGAGGGGTGGGCTTGAGGGAAAGTTACAGCACACCTTCCTACCTGCTGTTTATTCCGACCTGCACATCGTGAAGTTTTTCCTACATGAATGACAAACGGCATAATTCGTTTGCAtctgtgattttgtgttcttttgaCCTATCAAAGCTCATCAACAAGTGCTGCTTTTTATAGATGATGCCTCAACATCATCATATCATGTATATCAGTGTTCTGATGACATACACTGACCTCAGATCACTTCTCTTGTGTCATGACCATCCTCTCACAACTTTCAGAGTGGTTAGTTTGTGAAAAAGCCCTCAGGAAATCCCTTAACACAGCTAGAAGCACTCTATTGCCCCTATACAAACATGTCAAGGCTCATTTTTTCATGTCAGTTCACCTCTAACACAGTTACAAGTGCTCATTGGTAAGGATGTTAAGGGATTCCTTAAGGGCTTTTTTTGCAGACTAACAGCTGTGAACGTTGAAAGTGTGACAGACATAGGAGAGGTGGTTTGATGTCAATACATTCATAAGTGAGTAAGCTATCGACACcttaaaaaaatgcatgtttcaaACACCTCTGGCCTCTGGGCTGCATACAAAACGGCCCATGAGGCGATTCATAAGTACGTAAAAATACTTTGCCTTTGCTTTGAAGCTGGCTCATGTAGGCCGAATCACACAGACAcctgctatcactgagtttccatgacagcttttccttcatctctgtgaatttTTCCACACAAACTATGCCGTAACACCGTGTGTGCGTGCCTTTGTGTGTCTTCTAGCATTCAGTGACCGACTCAGCTCTCATCTTGACGCTGTCCCTGTCGGAGCTGAGAGAGCGACTGCAGGAAGGCTCGCTGAGCCCTGAGGACGTGTTTTACTCTTACATGGAGAAGGTTCAGTACCCGACATAACACCGCTCATATATTACATCcccacacagaaaaaacaaccgTGGAAATAGATAATCAATTTGAACCTGACTTATCTCTCtttgattttgtatttgtgcCCTTTTTGGCCGTGCATAGAGATTTCAGTTTTCCAAtttgaatgtaaatgaaaatcTACTGGTTTCTTGTTTGTATGCTGAAACTCATTCTTAGTCTGTGAGATGTTTGCTTTGTTCACTAGTACCTCTCCTGCTAAACTTTGATGTctaagctgtttttttctttcccaacAGACTCTGGACGTAAACGAAAAGCTCAACTGCTGCACTGGGATCTTGTTGGAGAGTTTTGAACAGCTGAAGACTGTTTCCTCCAACAAGGAAGGTCTCTTGTATGGAATTCCAGTTAGCATCAAAGAAAACATTGCATGCAAGGTATTTTGTAGTTAGCATTACTTGCATCATAATAGGGTGGCAGTTACACTGACTGTTTCTGAAGATGTGTGCTGTCTTaacctctgcctctgctttaCTGTATGTCCTTCGTGTGCTCTTCTTTAACACCGCTTCCCTGTTTTCTTTGTTACAACACAAGAATCATGACTGTACTTGTGGCGTGGTCATTAATTTGGATCAGCCTGCCCAGAAGGACAGCGTGCTTGTTGAAGTTTTGAAGAGACAAGGAGCTATTCCCTTTGTGAAAACCAACCTGCCCCAAGGCCTACTAAAGTAAATAGTTTCTTAATCAAATTATCACAGCGTtaagctgctctctctcacacacacacacacggtgcatTTGGGGTGATCTCATGCAGTTATATATGTGTCCAACACAGAATGCAACATGATTTTTACACATGCAAAGGTCATGATGCTCGTTactcatctgtgtttttcttttaatgcctCATCTCCAGTTATGACTGTTCTAACCCCATCTACGGGCAAACCGTGAACCCCCACAACCCCCAGAAGACCTCTGGAGGTTCGTCCGGTGGGGAGGGGGCTCTCATCGGTGGAGGAGGCTCCCTGCTTGGTTTAGGCAGTGATATAGGGGGTAGCATCCGCATTCCTGCCTCATTCTGTGGAATCTGTGGCTTTAAGCCAACAGCAGGTAGACTCAGGTGAGTGTCTCTGGTTCTGCCAGTTTTATGGATAATAATTTTACAGTCGTGACACTTTGCACCACACTTTGCTTTGCTGacatgttttgatttctttgtgtcTTGGCCAGTTCACTGGGTGTAACCCCCATTTTCCGAGGGCAGAAATCAGGTAAGTTGTGTCGTCGTTGCCCACATACAGTTCTACAACCCTGAGTCCAAAagagttgggacgctgtgtaaaaagtAAATCAAAAAGAATGCAATCCTTTGCAAATGAGAACAGTTTTGCGACGTGTTCCAGAGCCCATGTATCAATACCGTCTATGCAAagggtggggaacctttttcctatcgAGGCCCATTTAAATTTTTGTAACATCCTTTGAGAGCCATACcaaattattgaacacacatATTGCACTGACCTCTGCAATGGCTTGGAGtggcttctctttggtgaggagTCTGGTATCAGATATtaatgatgtaatgatgatgatgatgcaacTCACAGCTGGTTTCCCTGGTTtgggtctgtctgtcttcagtggAACcgagtctttgcaagagtctGTTTTggaaagagctgctcacagtcgcagcttgttgctttgcagctcatcGTCTTGTCTTGTAGGTTgcacatcagctggtttcagctgtcccagcttgtttgaagagtgttgctgcatcaaatgtcagaaaggattagcaaattacacagcatcccaacttttttggaatcggggttgtataCGTGTTGCAGAAcaatgtgtttcctttttcttatGTGTCTTATTGAATTAGTGCTATCCTCTTCTGGACCCATGGCAAGAGATGTGGACAGTCTAGCTCTGTGCATGCAGGCTCTGCTCTGTGACCACATGTTTTCTCTGGACCCCACTGTTCCACCCATACCTTTTAATGTACAGGTGTGTTCACtatgaaatatgtgtgtgtctgtgtgtgtgtgtgagtgtggtggAGTTTCTTGTGCTGGGACCaataacttcctggagtctctcctgattggctggcagtGACGTAATCTGACCTGGCAAGATTTagtgtgttaattagtgagtgtGAGAGTTGGTGTATTTAGTTGCCCTTTGACTGAACCAGGCcggctgtttccagtcttcattcTAAGGTAACTAGCTGATGGCTTGCAGGTGTTTACACAAGGTAGTGTAAATATTTTCATCTGCCTCTCGGCAAGAAAGACACGCCATTTGCCTGCCAGATGCTGAAAGGTGTTGCTACAGCACACAGTGATAATTTCTACAATAATGTGCTTCCAACTTTGTTGCAGTAGTTTGGGGAAAACCGCTTCCTGTTTGAACATCACATTGAACAAGTTTGCTGTGAAATAACTTCACTGGTCTTAGTAAACCCTTGACCTCAACACCAACAAACAATTTGCAATAAAGTGGAACCTTATCTCGCAACGCAAGTAAACAGCCTCAAATAAAGGCTGTGTAAAGGTCAAAAAATCAGGCATGTTTAAACCCACAAATTACACCTACAGGTCAGTGTCAGTAGAGCTAACCCATTCCTACACTGCCCCTTAGTCAGTTAAAGAAAGTCAAACAAATTATTTAAGGTAAATGAAAACGCCTCAATGTCCTATCCACAGATATTTATCTATTTGTGCTTCCGCTCAAATATCTCCCTACAAATCTGACAGGATGAAAATGTGTTGTCCTCAGATTTACCAGAGCTCCAAACCTCTGAGGATCGGTTACCTGCAGAATGATGGCTACTCACAACCGTCTCCGAGCATGGCCCGAGGCGTCAGAGAGGTCAAAGCTCTCTTAGAGCAAGCAGGACACACGGTAAGACCACactactctcacacacacacacacacacacacacacacacactatatgaGCCACATAAAATATGTGATATGAGCTACATGTATTTAATGCAGTtacttttttccctctgtgttatTTGTGCCTGTAGTTTGTGCCCTACAGTCCTCTGAAGATCAGTTACGCTGCCACTGAACTGATAGTAAGGGCCGCCTTTGCAGACGGAGCTGCCAGCATGCTTCAAAAACTGTGAGTTGAAGGTCCCTTTAAGACGCCAGTTATTCAATCAGTGTagtcatcattcattcattcatcttccataccgcctatccctttcggggttgcggggagcctatcccagctgtcaacaggcgagaggcggggtacaccctgaactggtcgccagtcgattgcagggcaacacatagagacagacaaccattcacgctcacactcacctaaggacaattttagagtcaccagttaacctaataagcatgtttttggtctgtgggaggaagccggagtgcccggagagaacccacgcatgcacgggaagaacatgcaaacttcacacataaaggccctgcccgacccggggatcgaaccggcgacgTTCTTGCTTGTGtgtcttgctgtgaggcacgcgcactacctgctgcgccaccgtgccacgttgtcatcattaaaaaacaaatttgaTTGGCATATTATAGCATTATTATAGCAAAACTATCGTATCAAGagccatttcagtttttagaaAATCCTTCATGTCTATACTAAATTACTGAACACGTATGAAGTGTTATATTAGTGGTGCGCCCTGCACCCCCCAACGGCACCCTCCGTTGACAtgacattttcctcctctgcaagACCAAAAGTCTGCTGTGACATGTGAACGTGCCGCTGAGTGTGAAAGCTCCTACAGGCATTTGGCGAGATATAAAAACTAACCAAAGGGAACTGAGCAGATTTGCGATACTGTTTAACTTGGAACCAGTTGATGTGCTTGATGGGGCGTGATGCAGTGACATGCAAACATTTGGTCAACCCACGTTAATGTTACTGGGAATAGTTAAGTAAGTAGATGAGTGAAAGCAAAGGAACACCATACAAGAGATTTGAGCTCTTGGATCattttgttccttttgtttactgttCATGTCCTGTAAACTCTCTTCAAATGCCTGACGGAGttttcactcagcagcatattcagatgtcacagcagcgttggaaaatgcagtgtttcctctttccagctgcacttgccacagctttaatttcactttttgcaATTTTGAATTTAGCGTTCGCTGGAGTTGCATTTTTTCCCCTAATTTACAGGTGCTTTACTTTTTCGAACCCTCGCAGATTAACGGGATCCGCCTCAAATTTGTTCAGTGTAACCTGAAGACCTTCGTAATGCTAAATTGTGAGGCTTTTGAGTGTTCTTGGAATGGTGTTAGCATTGTTCTGCGGATAATCATATAGTAAATAATAAGAGTTCACTTTTCATTTCTAGACTTCGTTGacttattattttcagttttcagtcacaaGTTGATTAGGTTTTGGCATCGAAACTACATGGAAAGAAACTACTACTATTACTGTCTCACTATTGCGATAAACCATATTGTAGTCCCTTTAAACAAACTGATCTGTTGTGCACCAATGACCCCTTATTGTTCTCTTTTAGGGAGGGGAGCCCCCTGGACCCCTGTCTCAGAACACAGGTTATCCCTTACTATTTTCCCAAGTGGTTGAAGAAAACCCTCTCATTCCTCCTCAGGCCCCTGGTGAGTTCTGTCCTTCTATGGCACATATTCACACAGACTAATGAAAAGTAAAGTGCTTGTGTGTCTTACGTCATGCTTGTCTTTCACAGTATCCTCGTGTTTCTGACATCCTCAGCGCTCTCTGTGGAATTGGGTGAGAAAGTCATTTTGAGGTTGCTCACTTTGTGTGCAGTGGACAAAATGCCACAACATGCTGATTCTTTCCCTGCCTTGATTTTAGGTCTGTGGTGGGTCTGTGGAAgcagcatgctgctgctgaggtacTGTTAGCTGTCAAAAAACGATGCTCgtgcatgcatgaatgcatacagGTGAAACTGAattctcttgtgttttcattaggACTACATTCAGGAAACCATAGCTGAGTGGCAAAGATGCAACATAGATGTGCTGCTGTGCCCTGTCATTGGACCAGCCTACAACTTCCTGTACTGTGGCCGGTCTAACCGTACGGTACCCCGAACAGTTATATGTGTGGAAAACCTGAGAGGGCTTTGTCAATGATTAGAGAGAAGCACGAGATACACAGATCAGCCACAACATTAGAACCACCTGCCTGATGTTGTGTATGTCCCCTTCATGCCACCAAAACAGCTGTGGTCCATCACTGTTTGAAGGCTAAGTCCACACCTTGAACTCTTCGTCATGTTTCCTCAAACCATTCCTGAACATTTTTTGAAGTGTGGCAGCATTGTCCTGCTGAAAGAGGCCACTGCCGTCAGGGAATAAGGGTGTACTGGGCCTGAAATCATATTTAGTTCGGTGGTACGTGTCACTGCCTGTGCTGGCCTGTGCTGACTCATGAAAATAGCATTAATTCtgtaagaaagtgaaacagTAATAGACTAATTAGGCCTATGGTGTCTGCTTGGAAGAAttctggcccttggacaaatgtagttgaggaTCCCGCCATAGTGCATCCTGATGTCAACTCTTCCCCGAGTAAACACCCATGACAGATGCCACTGATCGAGATGATCAGTGTTATTCACTTCGCCTGtctgtggttttaatgttgtggctgatcAGCGCGTAATGGTGTCCATCTATACACAGTACTGTGCATTATCAGTCATGATTACAGCACATTGAACAGCCTGTTTTTGTCCTTCCAGACCTCGTCTCGTACACGATGCTTTACAATGTCCTCAACTTTCCTGCCGGGGTTGTTCCTGTTTCAACGGTGactgctgaggatgaggaggaactCAGGCACTATAAAGGCATTCAGCAGGACCCCCTGGACAAGAACTTCAAAGAGGTAAGAAACATGCCAGTGTGAGGTGACTAATACCAAATCACATGATAATTTGTGaggcttttcattttttcttcagttCCCCCCAGTGAAACGAGTAATTTGTGCtactttgtcattttcagtcacaggaagcaaaacaaaagtcaAATTTACTTCAAAGTGCTAAAATCACCGTATCAAAGTCATCGACACTAACAGTTGCATTAAGTGACTGTTGGCCACAAGGGGGCAGCAACGAGCGCTTCAACGTCTCACTCAAACTACTGACTGCTGAACAGACTCATCCAATATACATGATGTAATTTTTCAGAGATACTTAAAACAGCTTCTGCTTTATATTGACATTTCTTTGATGTACAGCTGCAACTAACCATCACTTAAATTATCACTGAAGCAGCTTAATTTTTTTAGTTAAGGAAATAGTCAAACAAAATGCCAATCACAATTTTTCTGAAATatcagatgatgtcatcaaatggtcttttgtcattttgtattttgtatctgtttgtggtcattttgtgtctcttcctGATCGTATTATGTGACTTTGTAGCTGTttgttgtctctttgtggtcattttgcagcTCTTGGTGGTTGTATTGCGTCACATTGtagttgttttgcatctctttgtggaTGTTTGGCTCTGGACCAGGAGCCTTGGGCCTGTACTTACTAGCCCTGTTCAGTAATCTATCCATGATACTAACAAGCCAACTACTCATCGCCTTCTGACTCTGATAGGGGGGAGGGCACGCCACCAGTAGCCACCCCTCTGGCCTGGCCCCTCTGCTTTAGACCCTGTGTATCGACCCAAACTTTAGTGTCAGGATATTTTTAACATACTCTTTAAACAGTAGTTCCACAGTTGGTCAGAAGGTGGAGGCAGAAGACTGTGGTGGCTCTGGGTACCGACCACTGACCGACTGgatcctgtgtttgtgttcaggctGTGACTGGCGGCGAGGGTCTTCCTGTGGCGGTGCAGTGTGTCGCCCTGCCGTGGCAGGATGAGCTCTGCCTGCGCTTCATGAAGGAGGTGGAAGAACTGgtcaaacagagcagaaagtaAGGCCTGGAGAGCACAGGTGGGGCTGCTGACTTCAGAGGTTTCATGTGAAATTTGCTTTAAATTTTTcctgtgaatgtgaaaacacaaacagtacgACGGTTTCTGAGATCATTAATGTTGCTCTCTTCATTAGTAATGACTGTATAAAATATCTCACGTTAACCACGctaaaatgaaaagtgaatgaAGTTTACGCAATATTGCTTTAGAAAAGGTACTTGAGTATTTGAAAATCTTGAATATTTCGAGTTTCTCTTCTGCTCTATAAGGATGAACTGATATATCTTCTGCTCTTTGGCTTTTTAGGGCCATAATAAAGATATCATTTAAGTTACTGGTTGATGAACTTTACCTCAAGATTTTAACATTGAATTAAATCACGTTTTATTCATAACATATAGACTTAAACATTCTTGGTTTTGATaaacattttgctttaaaattaagtttaaattacattaacaGGCACGATTATATaatctttatgtttttttttttcctttttcaaaattCAGTATCCCCTTGGGGGTGTAAAATAAGCCaggtctttgttctgttttaccCGCCTGGCattgtttaatatttcacacaatatagcatgaagaggaaggagattCACCTTTAGGTCACGAAGCACCACAAATCATGTGCAGAAATTGTtgaaaattaagatttttaatGAACATGGAAAATAATATTGTCTCCTTAATCCTTTTTGTCTCCTTGATTAGAGCTGACAGCGATCTGTGATGTGATGATTAAGActaaataaagtgtttttggtACAAGAAGCCACTGCTGTGACTTGTTTCCACGATAGAAATGTTGGAATTCGTTTTCAGTGAGTCACCAGTAACGCAGCCTAAACAGGCCGGACGTGATCCTCTGTCCCTTCCTCGTGATACATTGTGTAACGTACCATTTGTACAGCTCTTGAAACCTGTACTGTAAACCTGCTTTTGTTGTAGAATATTTGACGAATTGAGTTTACAAAGTGCGGCGCACCTTCGAAGCATCCAGCGGAGGTGAGGGCACAAAAACCTCTTTCTTTACCTTCTTGTtcatcctccacctctccctctccatcactgtgcCACAGCTGAGCGCAGatcattttcattcctattgTGAGTGATTGTTGCACCGATGCcataacaggaaacagaaaagagaTAAAGGAGACTAATGACACATGGCGCCTCCATCTAAGAGGCCAGCGCACCACATCGTCATATTGTGATTACCCTGTGCTATtgtaaatatgtgtttctgttggGTTTACATAAATTTACATATGTTTTAAAACTCTCCTGGGATGGGAAACCATTAGGGACAATGTTAGTGTTTTCCATTACAATCACCCACGTTCGCACTGCTGTCTCAGTGAATGCAAATGGCCGTGTGCGTGCGGTAGAGGAAGGAGGGCACATTAGGCGAGGAGGAGAGCTGGAATTGAGAGGTTGTTCTTAGCATTATCTGTGGCACatagagagagagtgtgtggcTCTCGCTGTGCCACTCAGTCAGGGAGCATTAAGCTTTAAGAGGCAGTGAAGAGACTCAGGTCTTCAGAGGGAACTTGACATTGTTCATAAATCCCTCAGGATCTGAGACACGagcaatgacaaacacacacacacacacacacactcaaagtcaGCCTTTAGATTGGCCCCTTAAATACATTTACCAATTACAGTTTGGCAGTGGTATACATCTCAAAATCAATTTACACGTTATTTATATAATGTAACACTGAAAAAACCTCACAGATGATCAAAGCAAAAGTGATTCAGTGCCAAAGAATATCAGTTtgcaaaatacaacatattCAACAGAATAATGGTGACTATCAAAACTCCATTTAATCCTAGCCTAATCTAAATTCATTTACACAGAACTATCATGAAACACATACACGTCGCTTGCGTAAACATCTAATGAAGGTGTAAAGAAAATGTTATTGGGACCAACGTTCTGGCAggggacagcagaggaaagtGAGTCAGTTCCAGCTGACAGAGCACttacattttaataaatgttGATTAATGTAAATATGAATCAATAATGGCAAACCAACTCCTAATGTGAAGCTAACTCTTCTCACCATTGAACGTTTCCCGGATGGTAACACATTGGTGAAAACATGAACCCACAATCCCATTTTACAGAACTTTTTTTGAATGAGTTTTTTATAGGCCTTCACGGCAGGCGTTTTGGCATGTCACActgggaaaagcacaggtgtaaataatgaaaatgaatgatgcctgaattccatttagctgctgcagtttcagggtcctggtatttGGCACGCTGTATCGCTGTCGTGACTCACCTGACACTTAgcaacacctgtgcttctcctgttATGACTAAACTAAAGAGGACATTCAAGACAAGAAGACAGAGCCAGACAGTCGttggaaataaagaagaaataGAACACTGGATTTGTAAGTATTTGTAATGTATTTGGGAGTCTGTGAATGGTGCATTTAAGATCAAAATTTGTATTTCTataatatttttatgttatcTGTAAGTCACTGTGCACTCAAGGTATTCACCTTTCAAACCCACTGAACTGCCTGCTGCTATACAGAAAGAAAACTTTCTAAAC
The Chaetodon auriga isolate fChaAug3 chromosome 3, fChaAug3.hap1, whole genome shotgun sequence DNA segment above includes these coding regions:
- the faah gene encoding fatty-acid amide hydrolase 1 — translated: MEKLKQCLRGVELDSGTAALLTGAACVVGALLVMVRKVNSHQAAKDKIQRARDRRTESLQRAEQAVLRYKASRTEHSVTDSALILTLSLSELRERLQEGSLSPEDVFYSYMEKTLDVNEKLNCCTGILLESFEQLKTVSSNKEGLLYGIPVSIKENIACKNHDCTCGVVINLDQPAQKDSVLVEVLKRQGAIPFVKTNLPQGLLNYDCSNPIYGQTVNPHNPQKTSGGSSGGEGALIGGGGSLLGLGSDIGGSIRIPASFCGICGFKPTAGRLSSLGVTPIFRGQKSVLSSSGPMARDVDSLALCMQALLCDHMFSLDPTVPPIPFNVQIYQSSKPLRIGYLQNDGYSQPSPSMARGVREVKALLEQAGHTFVPYSPLKISYAATELIVRAAFADGAASMLQKLEGSPLDPCLRTQVIPYYFPKWLKKTLSFLLRPLYPRVSDILSALCGIGSVVGLWKQHAAAEDYIQETIAEWQRCNIDVLLCPVIGPAYNFLYCGRSNHLVSYTMLYNVLNFPAGVVPVSTVTAEDEEELRHYKGIQQDPLDKNFKEAVTGGEGLPVAVQCVALPWQDELCLRFMKEVEELVKQSRK